The following proteins are encoded in a genomic region of Comamonas resistens:
- a CDS encoding 3'-5' exonuclease, whose translation MKIRSWLQSWQHQRLLRQLSSPSYAFVLEPPPLDEWVSLDCETTGLDTRRDHIVSIGAVRIHGQRILTSQRLELLVRPPQGVSANSVRIHQLRERDLARGMQAEEAVLELLRFIGSRPLVGYYLEFDLAMINRVLKPVLGIALPQPRNEVSSLYYDYKFRQLAPHRQQNPEIDLRFDSLMQDLELPQSRAHDALNDAVMAALAFIKLRQLLGQH comes from the coding sequence GTGAAGATCCGTTCCTGGCTTCAGTCCTGGCAGCATCAGCGGCTGCTGCGCCAGCTGAGCAGTCCCTCATACGCCTTTGTGCTGGAGCCGCCGCCGCTTGATGAATGGGTGTCGCTGGACTGCGAAACCACGGGGCTGGATACGCGTCGCGATCACATTGTCTCCATCGGTGCGGTACGCATTCATGGGCAGCGCATCCTGACCAGCCAGCGGCTGGAGCTGCTGGTGCGCCCGCCCCAGGGTGTCAGTGCGAACAGCGTACGCATCCACCAGCTGCGCGAGCGTGATCTGGCGCGGGGCATGCAGGCCGAGGAGGCCGTGCTGGAGCTGCTGCGCTTCATTGGCAGCCGCCCCTTGGTGGGCTACTACCTGGAGTTTGATCTGGCCATGATCAATCGGGTGCTCAAGCCCGTGCTGGGCATTGCTCTGCCACAGCCGCGCAACGAAGTGTCCTCGCTGTACTACGACTACAAGTTCAGGCAGCTTGCGCCGCATCGTCAGCAGAATCCCGAGATTGATCTGCGTTTTGACAGCCTGATGCAGGATCTGGAACTACCCCAAAGCCGCGCTCATGATGCTCTCAACGATGCGGTGATGGCGGCGCTGGCCTTCATCAAGCTGCGCCAGTTGCTGGGGCAGCACTGA
- a CDS encoding cation acetate symporter produces MQRALIPALATSLLLSVAGSALAAGGDIGNTAKQSTNWTAIIMFTVFVLATLWITKWAAGRTKSAADFYTAGGGITGFQNGLAIAGDYMSAASFLGISAQVMTSGYDGLIYSIGFLVGWPILTFLLAERLRNLGKFTFADVAGYRFAQGPFRMFAASGTLVVVAFYLIAQMVGAGQLIKLLFGLDYWVAVVLVGVLMMVYVLFGGMTATTWVQIIKACMLLAGVTFMGFMIMSHYGFSFEKLFADGVRVKTEIAAAGGKEPDVAAKLGLSIMGPGGFIKDPISAISFGMALMFGTLGLPHILMRFFTVPDAKEARKSVGWATVWIGYFYILIFIIGFGAITMVLTNPEMADTAKGVILGGAGTANMAAVLVAKSVGGNVFYGFISAVAFATILAVVAGLTLSGASAVSHDLYATVFKNGKADSASELKVSRLTTLTLGAIAVLLGIVFEKQNVAFMVALAFAIAASANFPVLLLSVLWKGCTTKGAVIGGFMGLISSVGLTIVSPSVWEATFGNPAGSAWFPYTSPALFSMTIGFVGVWLFSVLDKSGQADKEKEAFAAQQVRSETGLGASRASGH; encoded by the coding sequence ATGCAACGCGCGCTGATCCCTGCGCTGGCCACATCTCTCCTGCTCTCGGTTGCCGGCTCTGCCCTGGCAGCCGGTGGTGATATTGGCAATACGGCCAAGCAGTCCACCAACTGGACTGCCATCATCATGTTCACGGTCTTCGTGCTGGCCACTTTGTGGATCACCAAGTGGGCTGCCGGTCGCACCAAATCCGCAGCGGACTTCTACACGGCTGGCGGCGGCATTACCGGCTTCCAGAACGGCCTGGCCATTGCGGGCGACTACATGTCAGCGGCCTCCTTCCTGGGCATTTCGGCCCAGGTGATGACGAGCGGCTACGACGGCCTGATTTACTCCATCGGCTTTCTCGTGGGCTGGCCCATCCTGACCTTCCTGCTGGCCGAGCGCCTGCGCAACCTGGGCAAGTTCACCTTTGCCGACGTGGCCGGCTACCGCTTTGCCCAAGGGCCATTTCGCATGTTTGCCGCCAGCGGCACGCTGGTGGTCGTGGCCTTCTATCTGATCGCACAGATGGTGGGTGCAGGCCAGCTGATCAAGCTGCTGTTCGGCCTGGACTACTGGGTGGCCGTGGTGCTGGTCGGCGTGCTGATGATGGTCTATGTGCTGTTCGGCGGCATGACTGCCACCACCTGGGTGCAGATCATCAAGGCCTGCATGCTGCTGGCTGGCGTGACTTTCATGGGCTTCATGATCATGTCGCACTACGGCTTCAGCTTTGAAAAGCTGTTTGCCGATGGCGTGCGCGTCAAGACAGAGATCGCGGCAGCCGGCGGCAAGGAGCCTGACGTGGCGGCCAAGCTGGGGCTATCCATCATGGGCCCCGGCGGCTTCATCAAGGACCCCATTTCCGCCATCAGTTTCGGCATGGCGCTGATGTTCGGCACCCTGGGTCTGCCCCACATCCTGATGCGTTTCTTCACCGTGCCTGATGCCAAGGAAGCCCGCAAATCCGTGGGCTGGGCCACCGTGTGGATCGGCTACTTCTACATCCTGATCTTCATCATCGGCTTTGGCGCCATCACCATGGTGCTCACCAACCCTGAAATGGCCGACACGGCCAAGGGCGTGATCCTCGGCGGTGCAGGCACGGCCAATATGGCGGCCGTGCTGGTCGCCAAGAGCGTGGGCGGCAATGTGTTCTACGGCTTCATCTCGGCCGTGGCCTTTGCCACCATCCTGGCCGTGGTTGCAGGTCTGACGCTGTCGGGTGCCTCTGCCGTGTCGCATGACCTCTACGCCACCGTCTTCAAGAACGGCAAGGCGGACAGCGCCTCCGAACTCAAGGTCTCGCGTCTGACCACTCTGACCCTGGGCGCCATCGCCGTGCTGCTGGGCATTGTGTTCGAGAAGCAGAACGTGGCCTTCATGGTGGCACTGGCCTTTGCGATTGCCGCATCGGCCAACTTCCCCGTGCTGCTGCTGTCCGTGCTGTGGAAGGGTTGCACCACCAAGGGCGCCGTGATCGGCGGCTTCATGGGTCTGATCTCTTCCGTGGGCCTGACCATTGTTTCCCCATCGGTCTGGGAAGCCACTTTCGGCAACCCTGCCGGCTCGGCCTGGTTCCCCTACACCTCACCCGCACTGTTCTCCATGACCATCGGTTTTGTGGGCGTGTGGCTGTTCTCGGTGCTGGACAAGAGCGGCCAGGCAGACAAGGAGAAAGAGGCTTTTGCGGCGCAGCAAGTGCGCTCGGAAACCGGTCTGGGTGCCTCTCGCGCATCGGGTCACTAA
- a CDS encoding DUF485 domain-containing protein, translating into MTDSATEKIQRNPVYQELRRKRNRLGSTLTILMLVVYYGYVALIAFDKELLAQPLSSAGVTTLGIPIALFVIIFTIAITLFYIRRANNEFDQMTQQILKDAQK; encoded by the coding sequence GTGACTGACTCGGCAACTGAGAAAATTCAACGCAATCCTGTCTACCAGGAATTGCGCCGCAAACGCAACCGGCTAGGTTCCACGCTGACCATTCTGATGCTCGTCGTCTACTACGGCTATGTGGCATTGATTGCTTTCGACAAGGAGCTTCTGGCCCAGCCTCTGAGCAGCGCTGGCGTCACCACACTGGGTATTCCGATTGCCCTCTTCGTGATCATCTTCACGATCGCCATCACGCTGTTCTACATCCGTCGCGCCAACAACGAGTTCGACCAGATGACCCAGCAGATCCTGAAGGACGCCCAGAAATGA
- a CDS encoding MFS transporter, with the protein MAINATANMGGKSAPRPMSPEERKVIFASSLGTVFEWYDFYLYGSLAAIIAKQFFSGLDAGSAFIFALLAFAAGFIVRPFGALVFGRLGDMIGRKYTFLVTILIMGLSTFIVGVLPTYASIGVAAPIILIALRMLQGLALGGEYGGAATYVAEHAPDGKRGAYTSWIQTTATLGLFLSLLVILGVRTSLGEEAFVDWGWRIPFLVSILLLGVSVWIRMTLSESPAFQKMKAEGKVSKAPLKESFGQWKNLKVVILALLGLTAGQAVVWYTGQFYSLFFLTQQLKVDAVTANLMIAAALLIGTPFFVIFGTLSDKIGRKPIIMLGCILAVLTYFPAFKALTAAANPDLAVAQARNKVVIVADPAECSFQFNPTGTAKFTSSCDVAKQALANRSVSYESETAPAGTPAVIKIGDDTIASYSLAGLGADELKAKGAEFNKTVTETLKKDGYPDKADPSKMNKPLMVAILFYLVLLVTMVYGPIAAMLVELFPTRIRYTSMSLPYHIGNGWFGGLLPTMSFAIVAQTGNMYNGLWYPIIIAGVTAVIGTLFVPETKNRNIYAED; encoded by the coding sequence ATGGCCATCAACGCGACAGCAAACATGGGGGGGAAGTCGGCTCCACGGCCGATGAGCCCGGAGGAGCGCAAAGTGATCTTTGCGTCTTCGCTTGGAACGGTTTTCGAGTGGTACGACTTCTATCTGTATGGCTCGCTGGCGGCCATCATTGCCAAGCAGTTCTTCAGTGGACTGGATGCGGGCTCTGCCTTCATCTTCGCGCTGCTGGCCTTTGCCGCAGGCTTCATCGTGCGGCCCTTCGGCGCACTGGTGTTTGGCCGCCTGGGCGACATGATCGGTCGCAAGTACACCTTTCTGGTGACGATTCTGATCATGGGCCTGTCCACCTTCATCGTGGGCGTCCTGCCAACTTACGCCAGCATTGGCGTGGCTGCCCCCATCATCCTGATCGCACTGCGCATGCTGCAAGGCCTGGCGCTGGGCGGCGAGTATGGCGGCGCAGCAACCTATGTGGCGGAGCATGCGCCCGATGGCAAGCGTGGCGCCTACACCTCCTGGATTCAGACAACGGCCACGCTGGGGCTGTTCCTGTCGCTGCTGGTGATTCTGGGTGTACGCACCTCGCTGGGCGAAGAGGCGTTTGTTGACTGGGGCTGGCGCATTCCCTTCCTGGTGTCCATCCTGCTGCTGGGCGTCTCGGTCTGGATTCGTATGACGCTGTCCGAGTCGCCGGCCTTCCAGAAGATGAAGGCCGAAGGCAAAGTCTCCAAAGCGCCTTTGAAGGAGTCGTTTGGTCAGTGGAAGAACCTCAAGGTGGTGATCCTGGCTCTGCTGGGCTTGACCGCAGGTCAGGCCGTGGTCTGGTACACAGGCCAGTTCTACTCGCTGTTCTTCCTGACCCAGCAGCTCAAGGTCGACGCCGTGACTGCCAATCTGATGATCGCGGCCGCGCTGCTGATAGGTACGCCTTTCTTCGTGATCTTTGGCACGCTGTCGGACAAGATCGGCCGCAAGCCCATCATCATGCTGGGCTGCATTCTGGCCGTGTTGACCTACTTTCCCGCCTTCAAGGCTCTGACTGCAGCCGCCAACCCCGATCTGGCTGTGGCTCAGGCCAGGAACAAGGTCGTCATCGTGGCCGATCCGGCTGAATGCTCGTTCCAGTTCAATCCGACAGGTACAGCCAAGTTCACCAGTTCCTGCGATGTGGCCAAGCAGGCCCTGGCCAATCGTTCGGTAAGCTACGAAAGCGAAACGGCACCGGCTGGCACGCCAGCGGTTATCAAGATCGGCGACGACACCATTGCCAGCTATTCGCTGGCAGGCCTGGGTGCCGATGAACTCAAGGCCAAGGGGGCAGAGTTCAACAAGACCGTGACCGAAACCCTGAAGAAGGACGGTTATCCCGACAAGGCTGATCCCAGCAAGATGAACAAGCCTTTGATGGTCGCCATCCTGTTCTACCTGGTGCTGCTGGTGACCATGGTCTACGGCCCTATTGCCGCCATGCTGGTGGAACTGTTCCCCACGCGCATCCGCTACACGTCCATGAGCTTGCCCTATCACATCGGCAATGGCTGGTTTGGCGGTCTGTTGCCCACCATGTCCTTCGCCATCGTGGCGCAGACCGGCAATATGTATAACGGCCTCTGGTATCCCATCATCATCGCGGGCGTGACCGCCGTGATCGGTACGCTGTTCGTACCGGAAACCAAGAACCGCAATATCTACGCCGAAGACTGA
- a CDS encoding porin, which translates to MTKMTRIALAALAVMGATTAMAQSSVTLYGRINTTVERQKIGDVNNTKMENNASRWGIRGTEDLGGGLKAGFILESGFSSDTGAAASTFFGRQSELNLSGNFGMLRLGNFFPESYFASADYVSMHNHDTGTSSDALYQDPNWMGASAGGQGGAGGVGTGNKVAYRTPSMGGFWAEGSVSLHEKAASTNSKNGYDLAANYSQGPLHLGAGYSRWDGNWQASVRGLYTLGQLTFGGYYQRNDENLLGSRNNFRLSAMYTMGASEFHLNAGRANSWSELSNSAGTQYTLGYNYNLSKRTKVYGYYTRVNNGANSSYGSGVRGADFSSFALGVRHAF; encoded by the coding sequence ATGACCAAGATGACTCGCATCGCTCTGGCCGCACTGGCAGTGATGGGCGCAACTACTGCCATGGCACAGAGCAGCGTGACGCTGTATGGCCGTATCAACACCACTGTCGAGCGTCAGAAGATTGGTGATGTGAACAACACCAAGATGGAGAACAACGCGTCGCGTTGGGGCATCCGTGGTACCGAGGATTTGGGTGGAGGCCTGAAGGCTGGCTTCATTCTGGAAAGTGGCTTCAGTTCTGATACTGGTGCTGCTGCATCGACCTTCTTCGGTCGTCAAAGCGAACTGAATCTGTCCGGCAACTTCGGTATGCTGCGTCTGGGCAACTTCTTCCCCGAGTCGTACTTTGCTTCTGCTGACTATGTCAGCATGCACAACCACGATACCGGCACTTCCAGTGATGCCCTGTACCAAGATCCTAATTGGATGGGTGCTTCGGCTGGTGGCCAAGGCGGTGCCGGCGGCGTTGGTACTGGCAACAAGGTTGCTTACCGCACTCCTTCCATGGGTGGTTTCTGGGCCGAAGGTTCGGTTTCCCTGCACGAAAAGGCTGCAAGTACCAACAGCAAGAACGGCTACGATCTGGCTGCGAACTACAGCCAAGGCCCTCTGCATCTGGGTGCAGGCTACAGCCGCTGGGACGGCAACTGGCAGGCGTCTGTGCGCGGTCTGTACACCCTTGGTCAGCTGACTTTCGGCGGCTACTATCAGCGTAACGACGAAAACCTGCTGGGTTCGCGTAATAATTTCCGCCTGTCTGCCATGTACACCATGGGCGCATCCGAGTTCCACCTGAACGCCGGTCGTGCCAACAGCTGGAGCGAGCTGTCCAACTCCGCTGGTACTCAGTACACGCTGGGCTACAACTACAACCTGAGCAAGCGCACCAAGGTGTACGGTTACTACACTCGTGTGAATAACGGTGCCAATTCTTCGTACGGCTCTGGCGTTCGTGGTGCTGACTTCAGTTCCTTCGCTCTGGGTGTGCGTCACGCCTTCTAA